The following proteins come from a genomic window of Nitrospirota bacterium:
- a CDS encoding co-chaperone GroES family protein yields the protein MRKRERYIMKAKKNLIIVGDRVLVEPDEGTDKTSSGLYLPATVKEKEKVVGGYVVKTGPGYAVHEPGGSEEPWAAGAKKEVKYIPLQAHEGDYAIFLKDSAVEIEFEGKKYLIVPHTAILALVRVEITEGEAETEG from the coding sequence ATGCGAAAACGCGAAAGGTATATTATGAAAGCAAAGAAAAACCTGATCATTGTCGGCGACAGAGTCCTTGTAGAACCGGATGAGGGAACGGACAAGACCAGTTCAGGACTTTACCTCCCGGCCACAGTGAAGGAAAAAGAGAAAGTGGTCGGCGGATATGTGGTAAAGACAGGGCCCGGGTATGCCGTGCATGAGCCGGGAGGTTCGGAAGAGCCATGGGCTGCCGGCGCGAAAAAAGAAGTGAAGTATATTCCGCTCCAGGCACACGAAGGTGACTATGCAATCTTCCTGAAGGATTCGGCGGTCGAGATTGAATTCGAGGGGAAAAAATACCTGATCGTGCCTCATACGGCAATCCTTGCCCTCGTGAGGGTTGAGATCACAGAAGGGGAAGCTGAGACAGAGGGGTGA
- a CDS encoding DUF4325 domain-containing protein, with amino-acid sequence MIDYNLYDFLKEELKNGSSDLVTRHSGKIIRDRIEKSILKENDGAVIALDFSKIGIIDYSCADEIVAKLISRLLSDEYGDRYIVLTGLNDNQKENIEVAMERKALAVIGYMRDGRKLLLGSLNNYLSQTLMLILKKGTMTAKELSETMKLEMNTSGTRLLNLHKKRLVKRGDEIRNGGRVWIYEKI; translated from the coding sequence ATGATTGACTATAACCTTTATGACTTTCTGAAGGAAGAATTAAAAAACGGTTCCTCAGATCTTGTCACACGGCACTCGGGAAAGATCATACGGGATCGTATTGAAAAAAGTATTCTGAAGGAAAATGACGGGGCGGTTATCGCGCTCGATTTTTCGAAGATCGGCATCATCGATTATTCGTGTGCTGACGAGATAGTCGCAAAACTCATATCCAGACTCCTCAGCGATGAGTACGGTGACAGATATATCGTTCTCACAGGACTCAATGACAATCAAAAGGAAAATATCGAGGTCGCCATGGAACGCAAGGCCCTTGCAGTTATCGGGTACATGCGGGATGGCAGGAAGCTGCTGCTGGGAAGCCTGAATAACTACCTCAGTCAGACATTGATGCTGATCCTGAAGAAAGGCACGATGACCGCCAAAGAGCTGTCAGAGACAATGAAGCTCGAAATGAATACAAGCGGCACACGGTTGCTGAATCTCCATAAAAAGCGTCTTGTCAAAAGAGGAGATGAAATCAGGAACGGCGGACGGGTGTGGATATATGAAAAGATATGA
- a CDS encoding site-specific DNA-methyltransferase, producing MKIIDTKIILGDSREILKEMHENSIDLIVTSPPYADSRNETYGGIKPDHYVEWFLPISKELLRVLKPDGTFILNIKEKVVNGERHTYVIEIILEMRKQGWLWTEEFIWHKKNCYPGKWPNRFRDSWERLLQFNKSRKFNMYQEEVMIPMGEWAKSRLRNLSETDMVRDNSKVGSGFGKKIANWLNKENVYPTNVLHMSTECSNRNHSAVFPETLPEWFIKLFTKEGDWVLDPFVGSGTTTRVANRLKRNSIGIDISKDYYEMVSNEVNNYKSMLLFERQAKYGKNRKKRSNRIH from the coding sequence ATGAAAATAATAGACACGAAAATAATCTTAGGTGATAGTAGAGAAATTTTAAAAGAAATGCATGAAAATTCTATAGACTTGATTGTTACTTCGCCACCATATGCAGATAGCAGAAACGAGACATATGGGGGGATAAAACCTGATCATTATGTAGAGTGGTTTTTGCCAATAAGTAAAGAACTTTTAAGAGTTTTAAAACCAGATGGCACTTTTATTTTGAATATTAAAGAAAAAGTTGTTAATGGTGAGAGGCATACATACGTGATTGAAATTATTCTCGAAATGAGGAAACAAGGTTGGTTATGGACTGAGGAGTTTATATGGCATAAAAAAAATTGTTATCCTGGCAAGTGGCCTAATAGATTTAGGGATTCTTGGGAAAGGCTGTTACAGTTTAACAAAAGCAGAAAATTTAATATGTATCAGGAAGAAGTCATGATACCAATGGGTGAATGGGCCAAATCAAGATTAAGGAACTTAAGTGAGACTGATATGGTTAGAGACAACTCAAAAGTCGGTAGCGGTTTCGGGAAAAAAATCGCAAATTGGTTGAATAAGGAGAATGTCTATCCAACGAATGTGCTTCACATGTCAACTGAATGCTCTAATAGAAATCATAGTGCGGTTTTTCCTGAAACCTTACCAGAATGGTTTATAAAACTGTTTACAAAAGAAGGTGATTGGGTCTTGGACCCATTTGTTGGATCAGGTACAACGACAAGAGTTGCTAATAGACTGAAACGTAATTCTATCGGAATTGACATATCAAAAGATTATTACGAAATGGTTAGCAATGAAGTCAATAATTATAAAAGCATGTTACTTTTTGAAAGGCAGGCAAAGTATGGGAAGAATCGAAAAAAGAGAAGTAATCGCATACATTGA
- a CDS encoding methyltransferase, whose translation MRSGVPENAGELRKIWGAFRASRVLMTANHYRLFDHLSTPRSAKNLAEILQTDPRATEILLDAVTGLGLLVKKHGRYSNSDMAMQFLVKGKPYYQGDIISHADALWKNWSGLDQVVKTGKPCRRERDHEAFIMGMHNLASMKAGKILRLVGLTGVRNALDLGGGPGTYAIEMAKRGVNVTLFDSPETIDVAEKIIGNHGKLGIRLVGGDFMVDDIGKGYDLVFVSQILHAYSVAENQKLLRKCRQSLSKGGRVAVQEFYIHRERTHPLQGALFSVNMLVNTESGRCYSPEEIKSWLSKAKLEDIRERFCDDSVLISATRK comes from the coding sequence ATGAGATCAGGAGTTCCGGAGAACGCAGGGGAGCTAAGAAAAATCTGGGGTGCGTTCAGGGCATCACGGGTGCTTATGACCGCAAATCATTACCGGCTATTTGATCATCTTTCGACGCCGCGGTCCGCGAAGAATCTTGCGGAGATCCTTCAAACCGATCCGAGGGCAACGGAAATCCTCCTTGATGCCGTTACCGGACTCGGCCTTCTGGTAAAAAAGCATGGCAGATACAGCAATTCGGATATGGCTATGCAATTCCTGGTGAAGGGAAAGCCCTATTATCAGGGTGATATCATCAGCCATGCAGATGCCCTTTGGAAAAACTGGTCAGGGCTCGATCAGGTGGTGAAAACCGGTAAGCCCTGCCGCAGGGAACGCGACCATGAAGCGTTTATCATGGGGATGCATAACCTCGCATCGATGAAAGCCGGGAAAATTCTGCGGCTGGTCGGATTGACGGGAGTGAGAAATGCGCTCGACCTGGGAGGAGGCCCCGGAACCTATGCAATCGAAATGGCAAAGAGAGGGGTGAACGTAACTCTTTTTGATTCTCCGGAGACGATTGATGTTGCAGAAAAAATTATCGGGAATCACGGGAAACTAGGTATCAGGTTGGTAGGAGGTGACTTCATGGTTGATGATATCGGCAAAGGCTATGACCTTGTTTTTGTCAGCCAGATATTGCATGCTTACTCGGTTGCGGAAAATCAGAAGCTGCTGAGAAAGTGCAGACAGTCACTGAGCAAAGGCGGAAGAGTAGCTGTCCAGGAGTTTTATATTCACAGGGAAAGAACACATCCCCTGCAGGGCGCTCTCTTCTCCGTGAATATGCTGGTGAATACGGAGAGCGGAAGGTGCTATTCTCCTGAGGAGATAAAAAGCTGGCTTTCAAAAGCAAAGCTTGAAGACATTCGCGAGAGATTCTGTGACGATTCAGTGCTGATTTCCGCAACACGGAAGTGA
- a CDS encoding ATP-binding protein gives MATQITEDTFEQVMNNFKKSPVIDIRTAAFIDPYGMIGLLELGELFKSAHIQKTVCLPDSEEVLKYLERMNFFRLAARYFTLEPACPAFAGKYLRSSYTDVLLEITPIEKSDDIHFIVGRVKERSRSILARHLNYDEYAINGFIVALSEVCQNIIEHSGYKGFVGIQKYHFHNLSRNVVKIAVMDTGIGFRKSLSERFSLKNDLASIEKGLLHGASRFADKGRGHGLSAVRRFVTQWNGKLSIRSGTAKLSIVPDWARGKAREANLAFLPGAQISIMLPEV, from the coding sequence ATGGCGACCCAAATAACAGAAGACACCTTCGAACAGGTCATGAACAATTTTAAGAAATCACCAGTCATTGATATTCGCACGGCTGCATTCATTGATCCTTATGGAATGATAGGGCTTCTTGAACTGGGGGAATTGTTCAAATCTGCGCATATTCAAAAGACCGTTTGCCTTCCGGATTCAGAGGAAGTGCTCAAATATCTGGAAAGGATGAATTTCTTTCGGCTCGCAGCACGATATTTCACCCTTGAACCGGCATGTCCTGCGTTTGCAGGAAAATATCTCAGGAGTTCCTATACCGATGTTCTGCTTGAGATTACCCCGATAGAAAAGTCAGATGACATCCATTTCATTGTGGGGAGGGTGAAAGAACGCAGCCGTTCAATCCTTGCCAGACACCTCAATTATGATGAGTATGCAATCAATGGTTTTATTGTTGCCCTCTCAGAAGTCTGCCAGAATATTATCGAACACAGCGGATACAAAGGTTTTGTGGGCATACAGAAATATCATTTCCATAACCTCAGCAGAAACGTGGTGAAGATTGCGGTTATGGACACCGGAATAGGGTTCAGAAAATCGCTGTCAGAGCGTTTTTCACTTAAGAATGATCTTGCATCCATAGAGAAAGGACTTCTCCACGGTGCTTCCCGGTTCGCTGATAAGGGCAGGGGACATGGTTTATCTGCGGTCAGGCGTTTTGTGACCCAGTGGAATGGAAAACTCTCCATCCGCTCAGGAACGGCAAAGCTTTCCATTGTCCCCGATTGGGCACGCGGAAAGGCGCGCGAAGCAAACCTTGCATTCCTGCCCGGCGCGCAGATAAGCATCATGTTGCCTGAAGTATAA
- a CDS encoding UPF0158 family protein codes for METHMRKEPQILSHAAPGAILSAYAMKPLKINFDEIQKAMEDVSRDSFEYFLDLETGEVLSFSEEILSEVRSRLYDGDYEDIEEDIEYIEFDEEPEIPEWMEDEVELALEILLDEEERYVRIPERDSLSAHTDMTSFTETVEDPLLRNQLTEALNGKGAFRKFKDILIRHPKERKRWHRFNAKAMQREILQWLHSVGVIPES; via the coding sequence ATGGAAACGCATATGCGAAAGGAACCGCAAATTCTCTCTCATGCTGCACCCGGAGCAATCCTAAGTGCCTATGCGATGAAACCGCTGAAAATAAACTTCGATGAGATACAGAAGGCAATGGAGGATGTCTCAAGGGATTCTTTCGAGTATTTTCTTGATCTGGAGACAGGTGAAGTGCTGTCGTTTTCGGAGGAAATCCTTTCAGAAGTCAGGTCGCGGTTATATGACGGCGATTATGAAGACATTGAAGAAGATATAGAATATATCGAATTTGATGAAGAGCCCGAAATACCTGAATGGATGGAAGATGAAGTGGAACTGGCACTGGAGATCCTTCTTGATGAAGAGGAGAGATATGTCCGCATACCGGAAAGAGATTCTTTATCGGCGCATACAGACATGACCAGCTTCACAGAGACCGTCGAAGACCCTCTGCTGAGGAATCAGCTCACTGAAGCCCTGAACGGGAAGGGGGCCTTCCGCAAGTTCAAGGATATCCTGATCAGACATCCGAAGGAAAGAAAACGATGGCACAGGTTCAACGCAAAGGCAATGCAGCGGGAAATCCTTCAATGGCTGCATTCAGTGGGAGTCATTCCTGAATCATAG
- a CDS encoding PmeII family type II restriction endonuclease — protein sequence MGRIEKREVIAYIEKNISTFHAKRLQNLEELKLSTILKKKNPYLFKAKNIHTAQDLVKPLLDAHLSSQEETIFGDFLEGLAIFICEKVYGGKKSSAEGIDLEFSKNKFHYIVAIKSGPNWGNSQQVIKLKDNFRKAKKILRTSNSTINVQSINGCCYGRDNRPDKGDYFKYCGQRFWELISGNENLYTEIIEPLGHKAKERNEEFLIAYAQIVNKFTLDFMNVFCIDGKVDWEKLVNFNSGKTLIQH from the coding sequence ATGGGAAGAATCGAAAAAAGAGAAGTAATCGCATACATTGAGAAAAATATAAGTACTTTTCATGCGAAAAGGTTGCAAAACCTTGAAGAGTTAAAACTATCAACGATTCTAAAAAAGAAAAATCCCTATTTATTTAAGGCTAAAAATATTCATACAGCTCAAGACTTAGTTAAACCACTTCTTGATGCCCATCTTTCTTCTCAGGAAGAAACAATCTTCGGTGATTTTTTAGAGGGACTTGCAATATTCATTTGTGAAAAAGTATATGGAGGCAAGAAGTCATCTGCTGAAGGAATTGATTTGGAATTCTCTAAGAATAAATTCCACTATATTGTTGCAATTAAGTCAGGGCCAAACTGGGGTAATAGTCAGCAAGTAATTAAACTGAAGGATAATTTTAGAAAAGCAAAAAAGATTCTTCGCACAAGTAATTCGACAATAAATGTTCAGTCAATTAATGGTTGTTGTTACGGTCGTGATAATAGGCCTGACAAAGGTGATTATTTTAAGTATTGTGGCCAACGATTCTGGGAGCTTATTTCTGGCAATGAAAATTTATATACTGAGATTATCGAACCTCTCGGACATAAGGCAAAAGAACGAAATGAAGAATTCTTGATCGCATATGCACAAATTGTCAATAAATTCACTTTGGATTTTATGAATGTTTTTTGTATCGATGGGAAGGTTGATTGGGAAAAATTGGTGAATTTCAATTCAGGCAAGACTTTGATACAACATTGA
- the queC gene encoding 7-cyano-7-deazaguanine synthase QueC codes for MIDRSAVVLLSGGIDSSTTLAIAKSEGFAVHALSFDYHQRHKRELHSAGLVASALGVTQHLTIQCDLRDIGGSALTSDIEVPKNAERIVSSSSIIPATYVPARNTIFLSFALAWAEVLKAEHIFIGANAVDYSGYPDCRPEYLSAFEKMANLATKASAEGSLMFTVRAPLLSMKKGEIITTGLALGLDYSLTWSCYDPQPGPDRLHESMKDLFPDRDPSLSALSPCRKCDSCIFREKGFQEASAEDPLITD; via the coding sequence ATGATTGACAGGAGCGCCGTTGTCCTCCTGAGCGGAGGGATAGATTCCTCAACAACACTCGCCATCGCAAAATCTGAAGGTTTTGCAGTCCATGCCCTCAGCTTCGATTATCATCAGAGACACAAAAGGGAACTCCATTCGGCGGGACTGGTTGCCTCTGCCCTCGGGGTAACACAGCATCTTACCATACAGTGCGACCTGAGAGACATCGGAGGCTCTGCCCTGACATCCGACATAGAAGTGCCAAAGAACGCGGAAAGGATAGTGTCCTCAAGCAGCATCATCCCTGCGACCTATGTTCCTGCCCGTAACACGATCTTTCTGTCGTTTGCCCTCGCATGGGCAGAGGTGCTGAAGGCAGAGCACATTTTTATCGGGGCAAATGCCGTAGACTACAGCGGCTACCCTGATTGCAGGCCAGAATATCTCAGTGCTTTCGAGAAAATGGCAAATCTGGCCACGAAGGCCTCTGCCGAGGGAAGCTTGATGTTTACCGTCAGAGCGCCTCTTCTTTCCATGAAGAAGGGAGAAATAATAACAACAGGGCTTGCATTGGGGCTCGACTATTCCCTGACATGGAGTTGTTATGATCCGCAGCCCGGCCCAGACCGACTTCACGAGTCAATGAAAGATTTGTTTCCTGATCGTGACCCTTCGCTTTCTGCGCTGTCACCCTGCAGAAAATGTGACAGCTGTATCTTCAGAGAAAAAGGTTTTCAGGAAGCAAGTGCAGAAGATCCTCTCATTACGGACTGA
- a CDS encoding DUF4388 domain-containing protein, protein MALEGSLRDFGLADILQLIFFQRKTGVLTLEGKVDKVRLLFIDGNITGAESKRRIEANRLGKVLVKKGLLREEDLRTVLDEQRSSHTRMGNILVKRGIVRKEDIEEILVGQIKETVIQIFNWKEGTYEFNPQAVPVDRDIPISIDTQHLLMEGLRIIDEWAVIEGKITLDTIFIQTAASAAELPEEESDILSLVDGENDVSTIIDISGKDDFSVSKTLLTLLEKGFIEQKEVLPVVKETLLKEEKKPVIPYRILPVAVIFIAFLLSFASFFLDPGHIFKRFRASETIDNLRFMTEVYKFEHGVYPETIDAVSTIRDPWGNPFIYTHNDYTFIIMSAGNDGAEGTSDDIY, encoded by the coding sequence GTGGCTTTAGAAGGTTCCCTGAGAGATTTTGGTCTTGCTGACATTCTGCAGCTGATTTTCTTTCAGCGCAAGACCGGTGTTCTGACCCTCGAAGGAAAAGTGGACAAGGTAAGGCTTCTGTTCATCGATGGCAACATCACAGGGGCCGAATCCAAGAGGAGAATAGAGGCGAACAGACTCGGGAAAGTGCTTGTAAAAAAAGGCCTTCTGCGGGAAGAAGACCTTCGGACAGTACTTGACGAACAGCGGAGCTCACATACGAGGATGGGAAACATCCTTGTGAAAAGGGGGATTGTCAGGAAAGAAGACATCGAAGAAATACTGGTCGGCCAGATCAAGGAAACGGTCATCCAGATATTTAACTGGAAAGAAGGCACCTATGAATTTAATCCCCAGGCTGTCCCGGTCGACAGGGACATCCCGATATCCATTGACACCCAGCATCTGCTTATGGAGGGGCTGCGGATAATTGATGAATGGGCTGTTATCGAGGGGAAAATAACTCTCGACACAATATTCATACAGACTGCGGCAAGCGCCGCAGAACTCCCTGAAGAGGAAAGCGATATTCTCTCTCTGGTCGATGGAGAGAATGATGTCAGCACCATTATCGACATATCGGGCAAGGATGATTTCTCTGTCTCGAAAACTCTTCTCACACTTCTTGAAAAAGGATTCATAGAACAGAAAGAGGTTTTACCGGTTGTGAAGGAAACTCTTCTGAAAGAAGAAAAAAAACCGGTAATACCATACCGCATTCTTCCTGTCGCAGTCATTTTCATTGCCTTTCTGCTTTCCTTTGCCTCTTTCTTCCTGGATCCTGGCCACATCTTCAAGAGGTTCCGTGCCTCTGAGACAATTGACAATCTCAGATTCATGACAGAAGTCTATAAATTCGAACACGGCGTGTATCCCGAAACAATCGATGCAGTGTCCACAATACGTGACCCCTGGGGGAATCCATTCATCTATACACATAACGATTATACGTTCATTATCATGAGTGCCGGCAACGATGGAGCAGAAGGCACATCAGACGACATTTACTAG
- a CDS encoding MBL fold metallo-hydrolase translates to MKIKFLGGARTVTGSCFFLECNDLRFLVDCGLYQGEGDEEVNRAAFGFQPGELDYIFVTHAHMDHSGMIPRVVKEGFRGRILATPATRDLLELMLYDSANVQKNDTEWLARKSMRAGKTPREPLYTAEDVKEVIPLFDVKPYEKIFHLGNGIRYRFLDAGHILGSGTLEIWFRDGEKEKKIIFSGDIGKRGNPIIRDPVTPVQADYIIMESTYGNRLHKPLKDSIDELVEAIKRTFKKGGNVYIPSFAVGRTQDLLYILNGLVREKRLYKIDVYLDSPLAEEVTRVYLAHPEVFDEEAMNRFTEEKFGDSLKLHFVQSVQHSMALNKVRSGIIVIAGSGMCDGGRIRHHLKHNLWRQECSVIFVGYQGTGTLGRRIVDREKTVQILGEEIAVRATVYTINGFSAHADQAELIRWLSCFNDSPEVFVVHGEEDVAISFGELVQEKFRFKTHIPEKGEGYEL, encoded by the coding sequence ATGAAGATCAAATTCCTTGGCGGTGCGAGAACAGTAACCGGTTCATGTTTTTTTCTTGAGTGCAATGATCTCAGGTTTCTTGTTGATTGCGGTCTGTATCAGGGCGAAGGGGACGAGGAAGTGAACAGGGCTGCCTTCGGATTTCAGCCCGGGGAGCTCGATTATATTTTTGTGACACACGCGCACATGGACCATTCCGGGATGATTCCAAGGGTTGTGAAGGAAGGATTCAGAGGCAGAATTCTTGCAACCCCTGCCACAAGAGACCTCCTCGAACTGATGCTTTACGATTCAGCGAATGTGCAGAAAAACGATACAGAATGGCTTGCGCGAAAAAGCATGAGAGCGGGAAAAACGCCTCGGGAGCCTCTGTATACTGCAGAGGATGTAAAAGAGGTGATCCCGCTTTTTGACGTGAAACCCTATGAGAAGATCTTTCATCTGGGGAACGGCATACGGTACAGATTTCTGGACGCGGGGCATATTCTTGGCTCCGGTACCCTGGAAATCTGGTTCCGGGACGGTGAAAAAGAAAAAAAGATAATCTTTTCCGGCGATATCGGAAAGAGAGGGAATCCGATTATCAGGGATCCTGTGACCCCGGTCCAGGCAGATTATATCATTATGGAATCGACATACGGGAATAGGCTGCACAAGCCTCTGAAGGACAGTATCGACGAACTGGTCGAAGCCATTAAGAGGACGTTCAAAAAAGGCGGGAATGTCTACATCCCCTCATTTGCCGTAGGACGGACGCAGGACCTGCTTTATATCTTAAACGGCCTGGTAAGGGAGAAAAGACTGTACAAAATCGATGTCTATCTGGACAGCCCTCTTGCGGAAGAGGTGACCAGGGTATATCTGGCACATCCTGAAGTTTTTGATGAAGAGGCAATGAACCGTTTTACGGAAGAAAAATTCGGTGATTCCCTGAAACTGCATTTTGTGCAGAGCGTCCAGCATTCGATGGCACTGAATAAGGTACGGTCAGGCATCATCGTGATCGCCGGAAGTGGAATGTGTGACGGCGGGAGGATACGGCATCATCTGAAACACAACCTCTGGAGGCAGGAGTGCAGTGTGATATTCGTTGGCTATCAGGGAACCGGCACCCTGGGAAGAAGAATTGTTGACAGAGAAAAAACCGTTCAGATACTCGGTGAGGAGATTGCGGTAAGGGCAACTGTCTATACAATAAACGGATTTTCCGCTCATGCGGACCAGGCTGAACTCATCAGGTGGCTTTCATGCTTCAATGATTCGCCGGAGGTTTTTGTCGTGCACGGTGAAGAAGATGTGGCGATTTCCTTCGGGGAACTGGTACAGGAGAAATTCAGGTTCAAAACGCATATCCCCGAAAAAGGCGAGGGATATGAGCTGTAA
- a CDS encoding DUF1284 domain-containing protein, with amino-acid sequence MNSSSGKIIRLRGHHLICLHFFSGEGYNAEFIANLRALLDHAKSGIEIHVSPGADDVCRACPSLRNEACFHEADAESLIREMDATALRLMGLSCQSRITWQETEKMLPEILRHWAGKYCMECSWKRICERNRKFSLMLHPEQS; translated from the coding sequence ATGAACTCATCCTCCGGGAAAATCATCCGACTCAGGGGGCATCATCTCATATGTCTTCATTTTTTCAGCGGAGAGGGATATAATGCTGAATTTATCGCAAACCTCCGTGCGCTTCTCGACCACGCAAAGTCCGGCATCGAGATACACGTATCGCCGGGTGCTGATGATGTCTGCAGAGCATGTCCTTCGCTCCGAAATGAAGCCTGTTTCCATGAGGCTGATGCTGAATCTCTCATTCGCGAGATGGATGCGACTGCACTGCGCCTCATGGGTCTGAGCTGTCAAAGCCGTATCACGTGGCAGGAAACAGAAAAGATGCTGCCAGAGATATTGCGACACTGGGCAGGAAAATATTGCATGGAGTGCTCATGGAAACGCATATGCGAAAGGAACCGCAAATTCTCTCTCATGCTGCACCCGGAGCAATCCTAA
- the rmuC gene encoding DNA recombination protein RmuC: protein MNLTIVLSVLGLVIGGIGIWLIASSRQQKKYMEQIAGIRLSHTSEIADLKERASGAEARIEELRQQVQQKDTQIALMQEELDEERELKAKYEESQQHLHEEIARFREMESRLGETFKALSLDALSRNSEEFLRLAEKALETKAAEGKKELEGKKELIDQNIEAIGKTLSEVQRRIEDVGKISGEKFVEVSTLIKKHEEVTLKLKDTTDRLGHTLASSKKRGEWGERMAEDIIRLVGMAEGINYMKQKTLDTSAGRPDYTFLLPNNLKINMDVKFPIDNYVHYLNAETEHERKRYREELLRNARIMIKHVTTRDYINPSENTVDYVIVFIPNEQVYSFINEADTTLIDDALKQKVILCSPFTLYAVLAVIRQAAENFNLERTASEILRLLSEFSKQWQSYKDKFRIMGERLDAAKKEYDMLITTRSNMLERPLKKIDEIRKQKTAEYDERIIDETALLE, encoded by the coding sequence ATGAACTTAACCATCGTGTTATCTGTTCTGGGGTTGGTAATCGGGGGAATCGGTATATGGCTTATTGCCTCATCCCGCCAGCAGAAAAAATATATGGAGCAGATCGCGGGCATCAGATTATCCCATACCAGCGAGATTGCCGACCTTAAAGAGAGGGCAAGCGGAGCGGAGGCAAGGATTGAAGAGCTGAGGCAGCAGGTCCAGCAGAAGGATACGCAGATCGCCCTGATGCAGGAGGAACTTGATGAAGAGAGAGAACTGAAAGCGAAATACGAAGAATCCCAGCAGCATCTCCATGAGGAGATCGCACGATTCAGGGAAATGGAGAGCAGACTCGGCGAGACATTCAAGGCCCTCTCCCTGGATGCGCTCTCCAGGAACTCGGAAGAGTTCCTGAGACTTGCCGAAAAAGCTCTGGAGACCAAAGCCGCGGAAGGGAAAAAAGAGCTTGAGGGCAAAAAAGAGCTTATAGACCAGAATATCGAGGCGATCGGCAAGACGCTGTCCGAGGTTCAGAGAAGGATTGAGGACGTGGGGAAAATAAGCGGAGAGAAATTTGTGGAGGTTTCCACCCTCATCAAGAAACATGAAGAAGTCACCTTAAAACTGAAGGATACGACTGACCGGCTCGGCCATACTCTTGCAAGTTCCAAGAAAAGAGGGGAATGGGGAGAGCGGATGGCAGAGGATATCATCAGGCTTGTCGGAATGGCAGAGGGGATAAACTATATGAAACAGAAGACCCTTGATACCTCTGCAGGAAGGCCTGACTATACATTCCTTCTGCCGAACAACCTGAAGATCAATATGGATGTAAAATTTCCGATTGATAATTATGTCCACTACCTCAATGCGGAAACAGAGCATGAAAGAAAGCGTTACAGGGAAGAACTCCTGCGGAATGCCAGAATCATGATAAAACACGTGACAACCCGGGATTACATTAACCCTTCTGAAAATACGGTTGACTATGTCATTGTTTTCATCCCGAATGAACAGGTCTACAGCTTTATCAATGAAGCTGACACCACGCTCATTGATGATGCGCTGAAGCAGAAGGTCATTCTCTGTTCACCATTTACCCTTTATGCCGTGCTTGCGGTTATCAGACAGGCAGCGGAGAACTTCAACCTGGAACGCACCGCTTCAGAAATACTCAGACTCCTCAGCGAGTTTTCGAAACAATGGCAGTCCTACAAGGACAAATTCAGGATTATGGGCGAACGGCTGGATGCAGCAAAAAAAGAATATGATATGCTCATAACAACCCGGAGCAATATGCTCGAAAGGCCTCTGAAGAAGATAGATGAGATACGGAAGCAGAAAACTGCAGAGTATGATGAGAGAATAATTGATGAAACAGCCCTGCTGGAATGA